The Nicotiana tomentosiformis chromosome 2, ASM39032v3, whole genome shotgun sequence genome includes the window cttattgaacttgaaactttaagttTCTATAAtagatgctgaaacctatcaaaccacgtctgattgacatcaaatttaacacacaagtcatattcgacattacaaacctactccaacttccaaaattggattccgaccccgatataaaaatttccactaccggtccaaaactccaaaaatttaactttcgccatttcaagcctaaatgagctacagacctccaaaatacaattcgcacacacttctaagtccaaaatcacccaatggagctaacggaaccgacaaaactccgtcccggagtcgtcttcatacagttccaactacggtcaaaatcctaagacttaagcctccatttagggactaagtgtcccaaaacactccagaaaccaaaacgaaaccttccggcaagtcacataagaagaAAAAGGTACGGgagaaacagtaaataggggatcggggctaatatactcaaaatgaccatatcctggtcgttacatcttccccctcttaaaataatcgttcgtcctcaaacgagcatagagacatacttgaagtggtaaaaagatgagaaTAACTgatgcgcatatcctgctcggtctcccaaatcgCCTCCTTGACCGGATAACCTCTCCACTGAAACTTCACGgaggcaatgttctttgaccttagctttctgacctgcctatctaaaatagccattggctcctcaacataagatagatccttgtccaactggactgagctgaaatccaatacatttGCCGGATCaacgtgatacttccggagcatcaaaacatgaaataccggatgaactcatGCTAGGCTGgaaggtaaggcaagctcataagcaacctccccaacatgccACAACACCTCAAAAGAACCAATAAACCTTAGGATCAGCTTGCctttctttccaaatctcataacgtccttcataggcgaaacccggagcaagacccgctctccaaccatgaatgtaacatcgcgaacctttcgatctgtgtaactcttctgtctggactgggctgtgcaaagtctatcatgaatcaccttaaccttttccaaggcatcctgaactaagtccaTACCCCATAATCTGGCCTagcccggtcagagatgatagatactggtacgccatgaagcctaacgatcttgcggatgtaaattcgagctagctgctcggaagaataggtagtcatcacaggaatgaaatgaactgacttggttagcctatctgcaatcacccaaacagcatcaaacttccaTTGAGTCCGTGCGAGTCTAACAACCAAGTCCATAGTGAACCGCTCTcatttccattccggaatctctatcttctgaaataACCCACCCGTtagctgatgctcatacttcacctgctggcaatttagacatctagccgcatactctactatgtccttcttcatcctcctccaccaataatgttgcctcaggtcttgatacatcttcgcggcacccggatgaatggagtatcgcgagctgtgagcctccttgagaatcaactcatgcaaaccgtcCACagtaggcacacatagcctgccctgcatccccaatgcaccatcatccccaatagtgacctccttagcatcaccgtgctggaccgtgttcttaaggacaagcagatgtggttCATCATAccgatgctccctgatacgatcataaagagaagaccgagagaccacacaagccaatactcgactcggctcagaaatatccaatatcacaaactggctggctaaggcctgaacatccaatgccaatggcctctctgctgctggtagatatgctaaacttcccaaactctctgcccgatgactcaaagcatcgaccaccacattggccttcctaggatggtataaaatggtgatgtcataatccttaagcagctctaaccacctcctctgacgcaaattaagatccttctgcttgaacagatgctgcaaactccggtgatcggtatagatctcacaaaggacaccatacaaatagtgcctccaaatctttaagacatgaacaatgactgctagctcaaggtcgtggacatgatagttcttttcatgcaccttcagctgtctggacgtgtaggcaatcaccctacggtcctgcatcaacaccgcaccgagatcAATCCGctatgcatcacaatatacagtataagaccccgagcctgtaggcaataccaatattggggctgtagtcaaagctttcttgagcttctgaaagctctcctcacattcctctgtccacctgaacggagcacccttctgggtcagcctggtcataggtactgcaatagatgagaatccctcaacgaaccgacggtaataccccgccaaatcaagaaaactccaaatcttcgtagatgaggacggtctgggccaactctgcactgtttCAATCTTcctcggatccacctggatcccatcaatcgatactatatgacccaagaatgccactgagtctagccaaaactcacactttgaaaattttgcatataacttcttttctctcaaggtctgaagcacagtcctcaggtgctgctcatgatcttcctgagtccgagagtacaccagaatgtcgtcaataaacacaatgacgaattagtcaagataaggccggaacacattgtgcatcaagtgcataaaagtcattgggcattggtcagcccaaaagacataacaagaaactcatagtgaccctatctggtcctgaaagcagtcttcgagatatctggctcccgaatcttcaactgatgatatcctgaacgtaagtcaatcttggaaaatactctggcaccctgtaactgatcaaataagtcatcaatacgaggcaatggatacatgttcttcactatgactttgttcaactggcggtaatcaatacacatctgcatagaaccatccttcttcttcacaaataagacaggagcaccccaaggtgacacactgggccgaatgaagcccttattaaaAAACTCCTGGAACTGCTATTTCAACTCTTTTAATTCAGGAGGatccatatgatatggaggaatagagatgggctgagtgcccggcaacaaatcaatgacaaaatcaatatctctgtcaggcggcatgcctggaagatcagctagaaatacatctggaaaatccctcactactgggactgactcaactgtaggggtttcaatactaacatctctcacataagctagatacacgtcataccccttctcaaccattcgttgagctttaagaaatgaaataactctgctgggagtatactctaaggtacttctccactctaatcgtggtaaacctagcatagccagcatcatagttttggcgtgacaatcaagaatagcataatggggcgtcaaccagtccatgcccaaaataatatcaaagtccaccatgctgagcaataataaatcggctctggtcttaaaaccactaagagcaatcaaacacgaccgatacacgcggtccataaTAAGAGAATCtaccacaggagtagacacaataacagggaaactcaaagaatcccgagatacgcctaaatacggggcaaaataagaggacacagaggaataagtagagcctaggtcaaataataccgacgcatctctatgacagattggaacaatacttgtaatgacagaatcagaagcaactgcctctgtatgagcaggaaaggcataatatctggcctggcctcccctctaGTACGACCTCTAcctcctcgacctccacatcgtgttggctgagcaggtggggtggtagctagtgctgtaatcatagcctgaggacccggtggagcacgctatgactgagaagtctgtggaggtgcacccctccaaaTCCTAGGGCAATCCcttaccatatggcgagtgtcgccacactcaaaacaagctctgggagggcgtggctgctgtgactggctcgggccaggtctgttggactggctgctaggaacaccccgtgcaggaggcacactagatactggcggtgcataataaggctcctggggtctagatggaactggaacaccgctggcggctggaagagctgaatgaacggggcagcTCATatgacccctaccatggcgagatgctggggcacgagctccataATAATaactagtctctcgagacctcttggcctctctctcctctctatctcgGGCAAGCATGtactccaatctcctggcaatactcataacctgctgataagaaatatccatctccaactccctggccatactaatctggATGCTGGGCTGGAGTCTCTCAATAAACtgtcgaaccctctctcaaactgtggtaaccaaggccggtgcatgtcgatCCAAATCACTAAAActgactgcatactctgacacagtcatagatcactggcgcagctgctcaaactctgcacgccatgagtccttgaggctctgagggacatactttctcaaaaacatgtccgagaactgagtccatgtaagtgaaactgCCTCATCCAGACTACTCatctcataagcacgccaccactgataggcttctcctataagctggaatgtagtaaaagaaaccccgctcatctccgctacacccatagcatggagaatacgatgacactcctccagaaaaccgtgAGCAtgatctgtagccaatccgctgaaggtaggtgggtggtacttcttgtacctctcaagtctaagctgctccacctcagaagctgctgccctaacctctggctgagctggagctactgaCTGCATTGGTATAATCTCCGGGACctagtcgacctgaacccgctgctctggagtaccggcgacgggagtctgtgctcctcccccagcctgaaatatggcaggagcaaatggaatcaatccagcccgagctaaggtgctgaacatgctcataaactgggctagagtctcctagagggctaGTGCAGAAACAGGTGCCTTGGGTGTCTGCCATCCagttggagctactgggggctcctctgtagcagctcataCGGGTGccttggctgcaccacgtggacgtcctcggcctctaccccggccccggcctctcgcagctctagcagggggcacgggttcctggtcatcagatccgcatgtacgtgtc containing:
- the LOC138904484 gene encoding uncharacterized protein, which gives rise to MQSVAPAQPEVRAAASEVEQLRLERYKKYHPPTFSGLATDHAHGFLEECHRILHAMGVAEMSGVSFTTFQLIGEAYQWWRAYEMSSLDEAVSLTWTQFSDMFLRKYVPQSLKDSWRAEFEQLRQ